In Gemmatimonadaceae bacterium, the following are encoded in one genomic region:
- the ppc gene encoding phosphoenolpyruvate carboxylase has product MTEHPDDALDHDIRLLGRILGDLIAEQGGPAMFDRVETLRRLAIHERRTADTASRAIDALVADVSQEDAIILIRAFTWFSLLANIAEDVHHSRRRRFHRASGSPPRPGTLDHTVATLRDAGLRADAIVATFAEVQVSPVLTAHPTEVRRKTILDTQRRIADLLIERDRLRMTPEEATQWEARLRLQVLTLWQTSLLRLAKLRTRDEIAEALRYYDLTLFDELPALQRSVQRRIDALAPGTAPRLGPVVRMGSWIGGDRDGNPFVTADVLNMAVERQAATALTRHLAAIFQLSLELSMSSRLITPTPALLALADASRDDSVFRADEPYRRALRGMHGRLAATAQATLGMVPGIQPQHLLTPYDDPQELAADLAVIEASLHTHGAGELAEARVEPVRTAVELFGFHLCTLDLRQNSDVHVQVVGELLAAAGVHADYAGLDADAQCAMLLGELATPRPLVSPAIVYSDLARSELAIVQKAAAAIARFGPQIVGHYVISKCQSVSDLLEVAILLREAGLFVPGATPVLAMDIVPLFETIEDLERAAHTLRTLLAIPTYRHWLRHARGNLQEVMLGYSDSNKDGGYLTANWAIYRAQAELVAVARDAGVRLRFFHGRGGTVGRGGGPSYDAVLAQPPGAVNGSLRVTEQGEVIAARYADRDQARRSLEAMVSATAITTAAGTAAHEPDPAFAAAMDALSALSFDAYRELVYGTPGFVPLFRAITPIREISTLNIGSRPASRTQSDRIEDLRAIPWVFSWSQCRILLPGWYGAATAFDRWATTDERVALLQRMHREWPFFRTVLSNMGMVLAKSDLHIAARYLTLAPDAAFAAATFARITHEHGRATAWVQRITGAPLLGDNPSLARSIENRFPYLDPLHSLQVSLLRQVRRLQAATDDQRLVRIIQLTLNGIAAGLRNSG; this is encoded by the coding sequence GTGACCGAACACCCGGACGACGCCCTCGACCATGACATCCGGCTGCTCGGACGGATCCTCGGTGACCTGATCGCGGAACAGGGGGGGCCGGCGATGTTCGATCGGGTCGAGACGCTGCGTCGCCTCGCCATCCACGAACGCCGCACGGCAGACACCGCCTCGCGTGCGATCGACGCCCTGGTGGCGGACGTGAGCCAGGAGGATGCGATCATCCTCATCCGCGCGTTCACCTGGTTCTCGCTCCTCGCCAACATCGCGGAGGACGTCCACCACAGCCGCCGGCGCCGCTTCCACCGTGCCTCGGGCTCGCCGCCGCGCCCGGGCACCCTCGACCACACCGTCGCCACCCTCCGCGACGCCGGACTCCGCGCCGACGCGATCGTCGCCACCTTCGCCGAGGTGCAGGTGAGCCCGGTGCTCACGGCACATCCCACCGAGGTCCGCCGCAAGACGATCCTCGACACGCAGCGCCGCATCGCCGACCTGCTGATCGAGCGCGACCGGCTGCGGATGACGCCGGAGGAGGCGACGCAGTGGGAGGCGCGCCTGCGCCTGCAGGTGCTCACGCTCTGGCAGACGTCGCTGCTGCGGCTGGCGAAGCTGCGCACCCGCGACGAGATCGCCGAGGCGCTGCGCTACTACGACCTGACGCTGTTCGACGAGCTGCCGGCACTGCAACGCTCGGTGCAGCGCCGCATCGACGCCCTCGCGCCCGGCACCGCACCGCGCCTTGGCCCCGTGGTCCGCATGGGCTCGTGGATCGGCGGCGACCGCGACGGCAACCCCTTCGTCACGGCGGACGTGCTGAACATGGCGGTGGAGCGACAGGCAGCCACCGCACTCACCCGGCACCTGGCGGCCATCTTCCAGCTCTCGCTCGAGCTGTCCATGTCGTCGCGCCTCATCACGCCCACGCCGGCACTGCTGGCGCTGGCCGATGCCTCGCGTGACGACTCGGTGTTCCGCGCCGACGAGCCGTACCGACGCGCCCTGCGCGGCATGCACGGCCGTCTCGCTGCCACCGCGCAGGCCACCCTCGGCATGGTGCCGGGCATCCAGCCGCAGCACCTGCTCACGCCGTACGACGACCCGCAGGAGCTGGCGGCCGACCTGGCCGTGATCGAGGCGTCGCTGCACACCCACGGCGCCGGCGAGCTGGCCGAGGCGCGCGTGGAGCCGGTGCGCACCGCCGTCGAGCTGTTCGGCTTCCACCTCTGCACGCTGGACCTCCGCCAGAACAGCGACGTGCACGTGCAGGTGGTGGGCGAGCTGCTCGCGGCCGCCGGCGTGCATGCGGACTACGCCGGCCTCGATGCCGACGCGCAGTGCGCCATGCTGCTGGGGGAACTGGCCACGCCGCGCCCGCTGGTGAGCCCGGCGATCGTCTACAGCGACCTGGCACGCAGCGAGCTGGCGATCGTGCAGAAGGCCGCCGCGGCGATCGCACGCTTCGGGCCGCAGATCGTCGGGCACTACGTGATCTCCAAGTGCCAGTCGGTGAGCGACCTGCTCGAGGTGGCGATCCTGCTGCGCGAAGCGGGGCTGTTCGTGCCGGGGGCGACCCCGGTGCTGGCAATGGACATCGTGCCGCTCTTCGAGACGATCGAGGACCTGGAGCGCGCGGCCCACACGCTGCGCACGCTGCTCGCGATCCCGACGTACCGGCACTGGCTGCGGCACGCGCGCGGCAACCTGCAGGAGGTGATGCTCGGCTACTCGGACAGCAACAAGGATGGCGGCTACCTCACGGCCAACTGGGCGATCTACCGCGCGCAGGCCGAGCTGGTGGCGGTGGCGCGCGACGCGGGCGTGCGGCTGCGTTTCTTTCACGGGCGCGGCGGGACGGTGGGCCGCGGCGGCGGGCCGAGCTACGATGCCGTGCTGGCCCAGCCACCGGGCGCGGTGAACGGATCGCTGCGCGTCACGGAACAGGGCGAGGTGATCGCGGCCCGGTACGCCGATCGCGACCAGGCACGCCGCAGCCTCGAGGCGATGGTGTCGGCCACCGCGATCACCACCGCCGCCGGCACCGCGGCGCATGAGCCCGACCCCGCCTTCGCCGCCGCGATGGACGCACTCTCGGCGCTCTCGTTCGACGCCTACCGCGAGCTGGTGTACGGCACCCCCGGCTTCGTGCCGCTGTTCAGGGCCATCACGCCGATCCGCGAGATCAGCACGCTCAACATCGGCAGCCGGCCGGCCTCGCGCACGCAGTCGGACCGGATCGAGGACCTGCGCGCCATTCCGTGGGTGTTCAGCTGGAGCCAGTGCCGCATCCTGCTCCCCGGCTGGTACGGCGCGGCGACGGCGTTCGACCGGTGGGCGACGACCGACGAGCGGGTGGCGCTGCTGCAGCGGATGCACCGCGAATGGCCCTTCTTCCGCACGGTGCTGTCGAACATGGGCATGGTGCTGGCGAAGAGTGACCTCCACATCGCGGCCCGCTACCTCACGCTGGCACCGGACGCGGCCTTCGCGGCAGCGACGTTCGCGCGGATCACGCACGAGCATGGGCGGGCGACCGCCTGGGTGCAGCGCATCACCGGCGCCCCGCTGCTGGGCGACAACCCGTCCCTGGCGCGCAGCATCGAGAACCGCTTCCCCTATCTCGACCCCCTGCACTCGCTGCAGGTGAGCCTGCTGCGGCAGGTGCGCCGGTTGCAGGCGGCCACCGACGACCAGCGGCTGGTCCGCATCATCCAGCTCACGCTGAACGGGATCGCGGCGGGCCTGCGGAACAGCGGCTGA
- a CDS encoding alpha/beta hydrolase, translating to MNVPTIQRRLGATVTGYGERVIVFGNGLGTSQATWRHVAAALHSRARLVRFDNVCSPAAPSGGYRAEAYTSLHDYVDDVVGLLDELEVTDALFVGHSISGIIGLMAAIAAPERIAQVVTICSSPCFLEDVGYHAGMPREDVESLLADAQSDFANWAQRFATVAIGPDASEAERSEFATLLSAMRPDIAIRTLKTVFLGDNRPILPRVTQPVTVLHTVCDTAFPMAAGEYLVQRLPSATLVPLPSRGHLPHLTAPRDVIRALEHVLDRWP from the coding sequence GTGAACGTCCCCACGATACAACGTCGGCTCGGTGCCACGGTCACCGGATATGGGGAGCGCGTGATCGTGTTCGGGAACGGACTCGGCACCTCGCAGGCCACCTGGCGTCACGTCGCGGCAGCCCTCCACTCGCGGGCGCGGCTGGTGCGGTTCGACAACGTCTGCTCGCCGGCGGCGCCGTCGGGTGGCTATCGCGCCGAGGCGTACACGTCGCTGCACGACTACGTGGACGATGTCGTCGGCCTGCTCGATGAACTCGAGGTGACCGATGCCCTGTTCGTGGGGCACTCGATCTCCGGCATCATCGGGCTGATGGCGGCCATCGCCGCGCCCGAGCGCATCGCACAGGTGGTCACGATCTGCTCCAGCCCCTGCTTCCTCGAGGACGTGGGGTACCACGCCGGCATGCCGCGCGAGGACGTCGAGTCGCTGCTGGCCGACGCCCAGAGCGACTTCGCCAACTGGGCGCAGCGCTTCGCCACCGTCGCGATCGGGCCCGACGCGAGCGAAGCGGAACGCAGCGAGTTCGCCACGCTGCTCAGCGCCATGCGGCCCGACATCGCGATCCGGACGCTGAAGACGGTCTTCCTCGGCGACAACCGGCCGATTCTCCCCCGCGTGACACAGCCGGTCACCGTGCTGCACACCGTGTGCGACACGGCGTTCCCCATGGCCGCAGGCGAGTACCTCGTGCAGCGGCTGCCGAGTGCCACGCTCGTGCCGCTCCCCTCGCGCGGCCACCTGCCGCATCTCACGGCGCCGCGGGACGTGATCCGGGCGCTGGAGCACGTGCTGGACCGCTGGCCATGA
- a CDS encoding response regulator, giving the protein MLSAVRQLASADAIALLTWVDDDIVEFTDCDPAIVATHVLRAPQSWRALEVPYVFDDLRPRRLLPSVLLLALPRPPAACCVVHGPLAHRGTPAASLVLAWYDAADVPPVIRRDPLCLRHLLVGGTQLARRTMAVPQSLLDAIMAQVPQGIIFVDGERNEAMVNAAAARWLRIPSGVASREELDAALDRVAMRARHPEFVRHEVIRLSRNDAERVADWTWELDGAGGTTLRVSSVPITDQNGSGRLWAFDDVSHERELLRQISHQRTIEEKLRQVQKLEMVGRLAASVAHDFNNLLTIIGGSAEMLGDLHLDPDRRSDLDNIGSATDRARRLTRQLLTFTRQQVEHSEQFLVDDRLRGTASLLGKVLAPSRLVLTLNASRAQVFADPNQLELALLNLLANARDAMPDGGVVTLSTSVEQLDGELRSGATSALTGAHVALTVRDTGTGFDEETRRRMFEPFFTTKPSGQGTGLGLATVLAIAQRAGGGVRCESTPGAGAVFTILLPLVHADGVTTDTPLTTPSVRGVHPIILLVDDDGGPRETLRRVLTHEGFEVLAVASGPEALLMLDERGTEIRLLLTDFMMPLMTGGQLLERVRERWPELPALVMSGFSPDAGTARDLERLRAGFIAKPFTGRQVAAMIRQRLGVAAAGAPATVPG; this is encoded by the coding sequence ATGCTGAGCGCCGTCCGACAGCTGGCCTCCGCCGATGCCATCGCACTGTTGACCTGGGTCGATGATGACATCGTCGAGTTCACCGACTGCGATCCCGCCATCGTCGCGACGCACGTGCTGCGTGCCCCGCAGTCGTGGCGGGCCCTCGAGGTGCCGTACGTGTTCGACGACCTGCGCCCGCGGCGACTGCTGCCGAGTGTCCTCCTGCTCGCCCTGCCGCGGCCCCCGGCTGCCTGCTGCGTCGTACACGGACCGCTCGCGCACCGCGGCACGCCGGCGGCCTCGCTGGTCCTCGCCTGGTACGACGCCGCCGACGTGCCACCGGTCATCCGCCGGGACCCGCTCTGCCTGCGCCACCTGCTGGTCGGCGGCACGCAGCTGGCACGCCGCACGATGGCCGTGCCGCAGTCGCTGCTCGACGCCATCATGGCGCAGGTGCCGCAGGGCATCATCTTCGTCGACGGCGAGCGCAACGAGGCGATGGTGAACGCGGCGGCCGCGCGGTGGTTGCGCATCCCGTCGGGAGTGGCGTCGCGCGAGGAACTCGATGCCGCCCTCGATCGCGTGGCGATGCGCGCCCGGCACCCGGAGTTCGTGCGGCACGAGGTCATCCGCCTCTCGCGCAACGACGCCGAGCGCGTCGCCGACTGGACCTGGGAGCTGGACGGCGCCGGTGGCACGACGCTCCGCGTCTCATCGGTGCCGATCACCGACCAGAACGGCAGCGGGCGCCTCTGGGCGTTCGATGACGTCTCGCACGAGCGGGAGCTCCTGCGCCAGATCTCGCACCAGCGCACCATCGAGGAGAAGCTGCGACAGGTGCAGAAGCTGGAGATGGTGGGCCGGCTCGCTGCCAGCGTGGCCCACGACTTCAACAACCTGCTGACCATCATCGGCGGCAGCGCCGAGATGCTCGGCGACCTGCACCTGGACCCGGACCGCCGCTCGGACCTCGACAACATCGGCAGCGCCACCGACCGCGCGCGGCGCCTCACGCGGCAGCTCCTCACCTTCACCCGGCAGCAGGTGGAGCATAGCGAGCAGTTCCTGGTGGACGACCGGTTGCGCGGCACGGCATCCCTGCTCGGGAAGGTGCTGGCGCCCAGCCGGCTCGTGCTCACGCTCAACGCCTCGCGGGCGCAGGTGTTCGCCGACCCGAACCAGCTCGAGCTGGCGCTGCTCAACCTGCTCGCCAACGCCCGCGACGCGATGCCCGACGGCGGCGTGGTCACGCTCTCGACCAGCGTGGAGCAGCTCGACGGCGAGCTGCGCAGCGGTGCCACCTCGGCGCTCACGGGCGCACACGTGGCACTCACCGTGCGCGACACCGGCACCGGCTTCGACGAGGAGACGCGGCGGCGCATGTTCGAGCCGTTCTTCACCACCAAGCCGTCGGGCCAGGGCACGGGGCTGGGCCTCGCGACGGTGCTCGCGATCGCGCAGCGCGCCGGGGGTGGCGTGCGCTGCGAGAGCACGCCAGGCGCGGGCGCCGTGTTCACGATCCTGCTGCCGCTGGTGCACGCCGACGGCGTCACGACCGACACGCCGCTCACGACACCATCCGTGCGGGGCGTGCACCCCATCATCCTGCTCGTCGACGACGATGGCGGGCCGCGCGAGACGCTGCGCCGGGTGCTGACGCACGAGGGCTTCGAGGTCCTGGCGGTGGCGTCCGGTCCGGAGGCGCTCCTGATGCTGGACGAGCGGGGCACGGAGATCCGGCTGCTCCTCACCGACTTCATGATGCCGCTGATGACCGGTGGCCAGTTGTTGGAGCGGGTCCGGGAGCGGTGGCCGGAGCTGCCCGCCCTGGTCATGTCCGGGTTCTCGCCCGATGCCGGCACGGCCCGCGACCTGGAGCGACTGCGCGCCGGCTTCATCGCGAAGCCGTTCACCGGCCGGCAGGTGGCCGCCATGATCCGCCAGCGGCTCGGCGTCGCCGCCGCCGGCGCGCCGGCGACGGTGCCGGGATGA
- a CDS encoding NAD(+)/NADH kinase, with translation MPETSQRIIVVLNPGSGGGTASSAQAELQPILAGGGFSPEFVLLDGARDLREQLDPVLRTPAAAILVGGGDGTISSVADVIHGRGLRLGVLPLGTLNHFARDLGIPQDLASAAALVVAGHTMPVDAASVNDRVFLNNSSVGLYARIVALRERYGARGPRKWLVATWATFNVMRRSHTLLARMEVDGRAVLRETSLIFIGNNEYRMAGLDAGTRASLATGTLALYVVKAAGEWNLLKLVWHIVSGSARQSDDLEMLTATSTRIDAPAGHHRHHVSVAIDGELVPMSLPLEYRILPAAFEVFVPR, from the coding sequence ATGCCCGAGACCTCGCAACGCATCATCGTCGTCCTGAACCCCGGCTCGGGTGGGGGGACCGCCAGTTCGGCGCAGGCCGAGCTGCAGCCGATCCTCGCGGGTGGCGGCTTCTCCCCTGAGTTCGTCCTGCTCGACGGGGCGCGCGACCTGCGGGAGCAGCTCGACCCCGTGCTGCGCACACCGGCGGCGGCGATCCTCGTCGGCGGCGGTGACGGCACCATCAGCAGCGTCGCCGACGTGATCCACGGACGCGGGCTCCGGCTCGGCGTGCTCCCGCTGGGCACGCTGAACCATTTCGCGCGAGACCTCGGCATCCCCCAGGACCTGGCCTCGGCCGCCGCCCTCGTCGTGGCGGGCCACACGATGCCGGTGGACGCGGCGAGCGTGAACGATCGTGTCTTCCTCAACAACTCCAGCGTCGGCCTCTACGCGCGCATCGTCGCGCTGCGGGAGCGTTACGGCGCACGCGGCCCGAGGAAGTGGCTGGTGGCGACGTGGGCCACCTTCAACGTCATGCGGCGCAGCCACACGCTGCTGGCACGGATGGAGGTCGATGGGCGCGCGGTGCTCCGCGAGACCTCGCTCATCTTCATCGGCAACAACGAGTATCGTATGGCCGGGCTCGATGCCGGCACACGCGCGTCACTCGCGACGGGCACGCTCGCGCTGTACGTGGTGAAGGCGGCGGGGGAGTGGAACCTGCTGAAGCTCGTGTGGCACATCGTGTCGGGCAGCGCCCGACAGTCCGACGACCTCGAGATGCTGACGGCGACCAGCACGCGCATCGATGCGCCGGCCGGCCATCACCGCCACCACGTGTCGGTGGCCATCGACGGCGAGCTCGTGCCGATGTCGTTGCCGCTCGAGTATCGCATCCTGCCGGCGGCGTTCGAGGTCTTCGTGCCGCGCTGA
- a CDS encoding AAA family ATPase produces the protein MKPSVTINRLSTGVPGLDAVLGGGLPEFSFNLIAGPPGCGKTTLAHQIMFALATPERPALYFTVLGEPPLKMMRYQQQFGFFDDEAIGKAIRFINLSDDASQGDLDLVLRRIVAEVQACGPGLVFVDSFRSVVLAGSVGGNPVSDLQQFVQQLGVQMTSWQATTFLIGEYFVESDANPVFTVADGLIWLRQSVQRNSMVRKLQIMKMRGQPTQPGLHTFRIGSEGITVFAPMNAAAGEAAQGMSASAPARLSLGVPGLDEMFGGGLPRGYSLLVAGPSGSGKTIAAAAFLAAGAARGEHGVIASFEQHPSPSRNRILSGLIEAGQVTLLDSRAPDLSLDELLRALTDVIRRTGATRVVIDSLSGLELGLAPTFRDDFRESLASLVMALSAEGVSVLMTSELEDRYTDLRFSPYGTAFMTDAIVVHRYIEVGSRLRRVMAVVKVRGSAHSDELREYTISDAGLVIGQRLIEQEGLLGGRPTRARKVAAPDGPVP, from the coding sequence ATGAAGCCGAGTGTGACGATCAACCGACTCAGCACCGGTGTGCCCGGGCTCGACGCCGTGCTTGGCGGTGGACTGCCGGAGTTCTCCTTCAACCTGATCGCCGGTCCGCCGGGGTGTGGCAAGACCACGCTGGCACACCAGATCATGTTCGCCCTCGCCACCCCGGAACGCCCCGCGCTCTACTTCACCGTGCTGGGCGAGCCACCGCTGAAGATGATGCGCTACCAGCAGCAGTTCGGGTTCTTCGACGACGAGGCCATCGGCAAGGCGATCCGGTTCATCAACCTGTCGGACGATGCCAGCCAGGGGGACCTGGACCTGGTCCTGCGGCGCATCGTCGCGGAAGTCCAGGCCTGCGGTCCGGGCCTCGTCTTCGTCGACTCGTTCCGGTCGGTGGTGCTCGCCGGCAGCGTCGGCGGCAACCCCGTCTCCGACCTGCAGCAGTTCGTGCAGCAACTCGGCGTGCAGATGACGAGCTGGCAGGCCACCACCTTCCTCATCGGTGAGTACTTCGTCGAGTCCGACGCCAACCCGGTCTTCACCGTGGCGGATGGCCTGATCTGGCTGCGCCAGAGCGTCCAGCGCAATTCCATGGTGCGCAAGCTGCAGATCATGAAGATGCGCGGCCAGCCCACCCAGCCCGGCCTGCACACCTTCCGCATCGGGTCCGAGGGCATCACGGTGTTCGCGCCGATGAACGCGGCCGCCGGTGAGGCGGCGCAGGGCATGTCCGCGTCGGCGCCGGCGCGCCTCTCGCTCGGCGTGCCGGGCCTCGACGAGATGTTCGGCGGTGGACTTCCCAGGGGCTACTCGCTGCTGGTGGCCGGCCCATCGGGGTCGGGGAAGACCATCGCGGCGGCCGCCTTCCTCGCCGCCGGCGCGGCGCGTGGCGAGCACGGTGTGATCGCCTCCTTCGAGCAGCATCCGAGCCCCAGCCGGAACCGCATCCTCTCCGGCCTGATCGAGGCGGGCCAGGTGACGCTGCTCGACTCCCGCGCGCCCGACCTCTCGCTGGACGAGCTCCTCCGCGCACTCACGGACGTGATCCGGCGCACCGGCGCGACACGGGTGGTGATCGACTCCCTCTCGGGACTGGAGCTCGGCCTGGCCCCCACCTTCCGCGACGACTTCCGCGAATCGCTGGCGAGCCTGGTCATGGCACTCTCGGCGGAGGGCGTGTCGGTGCTCATGACATCGGAACTCGAGGATCGCTACACCGACCTGCGTTTCAGCCCCTATGGCACCGCGTTCATGACCGATGCGATCGTCGTGCACCGGTACATCGAGGTCGGGAGCCGGCTGCGCCGCGTGATGGCGGTGGTGAAGGTGCGCGGAAGCGCACACTCCGACGAGTTGCGCGAGTACACGATCAGTGACGCCGGCCTCGTGATCGGCCAGCGCCTCATCGAGCAGGAGGGATTGCTGGGCGGGCGGCCCACGCGGGCGCGGAAGGTCGCGGCGCCGGACGGACCGGTGCCATGA